Below is a window of Fulvitalea axinellae DNA.
TCTCTTTGGAGAATTTCGCAGGCTTGCCGTCTGGGGCCATATATACGCGGAACATTGAGAAATCACCCGTATGGCGTGGCCACATCCAGTTATCGGTGTCTCCACCGAATTTTCCGATAGACGAAGGAGGTGCGCCTACCAAACGTACGTCGCGGAAAGTTTCGTAAACGAAAAGGTAGAATTCGTTTCCGTTGAAGAATGGTTTTACGTTAGCGTCGTAATGGGTGCCTTCGGCCGCTTCGTCGGCAAGTTGCTTGCTGATTTTTGCGATAGCCGCGCCACGTTCCTGTGCCGTCATCTTGTCGTTTAGAACGTCAGACACTTTCTTGGTGACATCTTCCATCCGTACCAAGAATCTGGCGTACAAGCCTTCGTTAGGCAATTCGTCGTCTTTGGTTTTAGCCCAAAATCCGTCCTGAAGGTAATCATGGTCTACAGTACTGTGCGACTGGATAGAACCAAAGGCGCAGTGATGGTTTGTAAGCATCAAGCCTTGGTCGGAAATCATTTCGCCGGTACAGAAACCGCCCAAAGAAACGATAGCGTCTTTAAGGCTGGAATGGTTTACGCTGTAAATCTCTTCAGGGGTGAGCTGGAGACCCAGTTTCTGAAGGTCGCGGTTGTACAGTCGCTCGATGTGAAGCGGTAACCACATTCCCTCGTCAGCGAAAGAGCTAAGAGAGGTGGCCATCAGAACGGCCACAATCAATAATCTTTTCAACATGTCAGTTATTCGGTTTGAATCCCATCATTGGGAAGACGGTTACGTGTTTGTGCGGATAGTCTTGGTGATTTCACCCATCAAAACAGAGCCGGCTTCAAAACGTTTTACCGAAATCCTTAATAAAAGGGTAAAGTACATGTAAATTTCAACAAATTCATGTTCATTTCACCGCATTTCCTCCAATAGTTAATAACTGGAGGAAAAACTTTTTAAGCGGTCAAATACGGCTTCGGGCACAGTCCCCTTAGACACAGAGAATTGCGAAAACGTCTTCCTGAGCGTTGAGATCAAGTAAATTTGCGCAAATAGCCCAAACGGAAAACTAATACGTTCTTTTTTGGAGTGGTCGGGCATGATTGAAGTCATGCAATAAGAGGTTTTTTCTTACGTTCTTCGCGCGATGAACAGCCCGATAAAACCGGCCGAATATCCTTGGCCAGACGATCGTCCTTACTATTCTTACACTTCATATCTCCGTGAAAAATACGGTGGCAGAGTCCAGAAAGTGTCCATCCACGCAGGTTTCACGTGTCCAAACCGCGACGGCTCAATTGCCCGTGGCGGATGTACGTTTTGTAACAACGAAAGCTTTACACCTTCCTATTGCCAGCCCGGTGACGGCATTACTGCCCAGCTTGACAAAGGCTTGGCGTTTCTGGAAAAACGCTACAGACGAACCAAGAAATTCGTGGGCTATTTCCAATCATATACGAATACATACGGTAGCCTGGAAACGATCAAAAGCTATTATGACGAGGCTTTGGCGCATCCGAAAATCGACGGGCTGGTTATTTCCACGCGTCCCGACTGTATTAACGAAGAGCAGTTAGACTATTTGGAGGAACTGGCGAAGTCGAAAATTATTATTTTGGAATTCGGGATAGAATCC
It encodes the following:
- a CDS encoding TIGR01212 family radical SAM protein (This family includes YhcC from E. coli K-12, an uncharacterized radical SAM protein.), with the protein product MNSPIKPAEYPWPDDRPYYSYTSYLREKYGGRVQKVSIHAGFTCPNRDGSIARGGCTFCNNESFTPSYCQPGDGITAQLDKGLAFLEKRYRRTKKFVGYFQSYTNTYGSLETIKSYYDEALAHPKIDGLVISTRPDCINEEQLDYLEELAKSKIIILEFGIESCFNDTLDRVNRGHSFEDAERAIKMAAGRGFHVGGHLLFGLPGDNRERLLSQADIISSLPLDSIKFHQLQIVKGTVMAKQYRVTPEMFDLFDKEEYVEFVIDFLERLRPDICVQRFISEAPPAIKLAPNWGNVRTDIIIKEIEQRMNERGAWQGRLYQS